One window from the genome of Candidatus Chlorohelix allophototropha encodes:
- a CDS encoding CPBP family intramembrane glutamic endopeptidase, whose protein sequence is MNFLVVLVVALLVSAGWFVSLRFLGLKSEIQKRDPASAEQRLGWIRTFRDLAFFFSLYFIITTLLIFSFAFIYALINPPNKFNYLDSFGQIVNSVSQDGGVLSVSSIWGALVLLVGAVAAVFVSQRVARGHFILDLGLRLYTAVPVDIILGILLGPLLFALVYFFERSTGLMLSNTGPNYDAGQILQWAAIFLCVAIAEELVVRGYILQTINLTWGGVAAVVGSSVFWGLSHLLNPHGSILAAVNIAVAGLVFAYAYMITGHLWLPMAFHFSWNFAQGVIFGFPVSGFTVSSPVLQPLVDGPDAVTGGSFGPEGGLVGMVALLAAALLLYGWSKTRQFPKN, encoded by the coding sequence ATGAATTTCTTGGTAGTGCTTGTAGTCGCATTGCTGGTAAGTGCAGGTTGGTTTGTTAGCCTGCGTTTTCTGGGATTGAAATCCGAAATTCAAAAGCGAGATCCCGCCAGCGCCGAGCAAAGGTTGGGCTGGATTCGAACATTTAGGGATTTGGCTTTTTTCTTTAGCCTTTATTTTATCATAACCACTTTGCTAATCTTTAGTTTTGCCTTTATCTATGCCTTAATAAACCCCCCTAACAAGTTTAATTATCTAGACTCGTTCGGGCAAATTGTCAATTCAGTTTCACAGGACGGAGGCGTGCTTAGCGTCAGTAGTATTTGGGGCGCACTGGTTTTGCTGGTTGGGGCAGTAGCAGCCGTTTTCGTTAGTCAGCGCGTGGCTAGAGGGCATTTTATCCTCGATCTTGGGTTGCGCTTATATACGGCGGTACCGGTTGATATTATTCTCGGTATTTTGCTTGGTCCGTTACTATTTGCCTTGGTTTATTTTTTTGAGCGTTCTACCGGTTTGATGCTTAGTAATACGGGTCCAAACTATGATGCTGGGCAGATATTACAATGGGCAGCAATCTTTCTGTGTGTGGCTATTGCTGAAGAACTGGTAGTACGTGGCTACATTCTTCAAACTATAAATCTTACTTGGGGCGGAGTAGCCGCTGTAGTTGGTTCCTCAGTCTTCTGGGGGTTATCCCACCTCTTGAATCCTCATGGTAGTATCCTTGCGGCGGTTAATATTGCAGTGGCTGGTCTGGTTTTTGCATATGCTTATATGATTACCGGACACTTGTGGTTGCCCATGGCTTTCCATTTTTCGTGGAACTTCGCGCAGGGTGTGATTTTTGGCTTCCCGGTAAGTGGTTTCACCGTGTCATCCCCCGTGTTACAACCTTTAGTAGATGGCCCAGACGCTGTTACAGGCGGGTCATTCGGTCCCGAGGGTGGTCTGGTAGGTATGGTAGCTTTGCTGGCAGCCGCTTTGTTGTTATATGGTTGGAGCAAAACTAGACAATTCCCAAAGAATTAA
- a CDS encoding NAD-binding protein, whose protein sequence is MQQITSEFDEKQLQQKPEREDDPSTWRDHIIICGLHNLGFRIVEHLRAVGLRLIVIDDIPDERFERRSRRMGIKFLREDSRNPEVLVEAGILGAKAVIACEDNDLENLEIILASNELVPGIRTVASFFNQKIGDQIAQAVANATVLSLSKKAGPSFIEACVNSSVLHLFNLHHDDIAVVEASVSTEGNIQDLYYPATPIKVRGTTKPPSKSVLMPPPDYIVKPGQTVVLAGQIEVLKKLPGVRLQESDLVKALNMQETPKASSNKNKKPLDNKARRFNRLNRMRKAVLDLIRDIEKPFRFALLIVGLIIMFSTVTLWFFYHPNIVDSRGNSIEFNLLDALYFTVTIIATVGFGDYSFVNQDWTLKVFGIMLILVGALSMSIVYAFVTNFVISRRIEAVVGRQKVRDMEGHVILCGLGTIGYQVMLGLIAQGKPVAVIEKSENGRFNSEAAALGVPVIVGDGRLPQMLSQLNVEKAKAIAVLSNDDLANLEIALNARAEFYAKESNKQKKLQIVLRVFDKSLGDRITKNFDIQKIYSASALAAPYFVAAALDYEVITTFYIDLQPYIVAKLAVQANSGLDRITIGDLYERKKVVVMSYIYENASYSSIKEPVFQPRKNVVLKSGDTIYIVGMYERVLEAYLLNKVVKQ, encoded by the coding sequence ATGCAACAAATTACATCCGAATTCGACGAAAAACAGTTACAACAGAAACCTGAGCGTGAAGATGACCCCTCTACATGGCGCGATCACATAATTATTTGTGGATTACACAACCTCGGCTTCAGAATAGTTGAACACCTGAGAGCAGTCGGTTTGCGTTTAATTGTCATAGACGATATACCAGATGAACGATTCGAGCGACGCTCCCGTCGTATGGGGATTAAATTTCTGCGTGAAGATAGCCGTAACCCTGAAGTGCTGGTTGAAGCAGGCATTTTGGGAGCCAAAGCAGTTATAGCCTGCGAAGATAACGATCTGGAGAACCTTGAAATTATTCTAGCATCGAATGAACTGGTACCGGGAATTCGTACCGTTGCCAGTTTTTTTAACCAGAAGATTGGAGACCAAATTGCACAGGCTGTCGCCAACGCCACTGTACTAAGCTTATCTAAAAAAGCCGGACCTTCTTTCATTGAAGCCTGCGTAAATTCCAGCGTATTACACCTGTTCAACTTGCACCATGATGATATAGCAGTGGTGGAAGCAAGCGTCAGTACAGAAGGTAACATACAGGATTTGTACTACCCTGCTACACCGATTAAAGTGCGAGGTACAACAAAACCACCTTCTAAATCAGTCTTAATGCCGCCACCGGACTATATTGTAAAACCGGGACAGACCGTTGTGTTAGCCGGGCAGATAGAGGTGTTGAAGAAGCTACCGGGGGTACGGTTACAGGAAAGCGATCTGGTTAAGGCACTTAATATGCAAGAAACGCCCAAGGCTAGTTCCAATAAAAATAAAAAGCCGTTGGACAATAAAGCGCGCCGCTTTAACCGTTTGAACCGTATGCGAAAAGCCGTTTTAGACCTTATCCGGGATATAGAAAAGCCCTTTCGTTTTGCCCTTCTGATTGTAGGCTTAATAATCATGTTCAGTACTGTAACTTTATGGTTTTTCTATCATCCTAATATCGTTGATTCTAGAGGTAACTCAATCGAGTTTAACCTTTTAGATGCACTCTATTTTACGGTTACCATCATCGCTACGGTTGGATTTGGTGATTACAGCTTCGTTAATCAGGATTGGACTCTCAAAGTATTTGGGATAATGTTGATTCTGGTTGGAGCTTTATCAATGTCAATAGTGTATGCCTTCGTAACCAATTTTGTAATCAGCCGACGTATTGAAGCCGTTGTAGGTCGCCAGAAAGTGCGCGATATGGAAGGACACGTTATATTGTGCGGTCTTGGCACAATAGGCTATCAGGTAATGCTAGGTTTGATTGCGCAAGGTAAACCGGTAGCGGTTATAGAAAAGAGCGAGAATGGACGTTTCAATAGTGAAGCAGCCGCGTTAGGGGTTCCGGTAATTGTCGGAGATGGGCGGCTTCCTCAAATGTTAAGCCAACTAAACGTGGAAAAGGCAAAAGCAATTGCCGTTCTTAGCAATGACGACCTAGCGAACCTAGAAATCGCTTTGAATGCCCGTGCGGAGTTTTATGCTAAGGAATCGAATAAGCAAAAAAAACTGCAAATAGTGTTGCGCGTTTTTGACAAAAGTTTGGGTGATAGAATAACCAAAAATTTTGACATACAGAAAATATATAGCGCGTCTGCGCTGGCAGCACCCTATTTCGTAGCAGCAGCGTTGGACTACGAAGTTATCACAACCTTTTATATAGACCTTCAACCCTATATTGTGGCAAAACTGGCGGTACAAGCGAACAGTGGGTTGGACAGGATTACTATCGGTGATTTATATGAGCGTAAAAAAGTGGTGGTAATGTCTTATATTTACGAAAATGCAAGCTATAGCTCTATTAAAGAGCCTGTATTTCAGCCTCGTAAAAATGTGGTGCTAAAAAGTGGGGATACTATCTACATTGTGGGTATGTATGAGCGGGTTTTAGAAGCGTACCTGTTGAATAAAGTTGTGAAGCAATAA
- a CDS encoding phosphatidylserine decarboxylase — MRNVALFYFGMKYFIELLVDLSPRPRVIREGYLRIGLATLLLVLAVFLHNTLRKTPLRPLSTALLNASLATLSFMLFYYRDPIREPLGSDPNYIYAPAEGRVVSVEEVLEPKFIGGKALRISIVVGLFNVQLLRSPVSGQLRYHFIENLPGISNNNLGFVTADSHKVLVTHQWRYGKNFLPTPLGTKRVSTLRTEAGTPLKVAQKIGACGFGTGTIVQLYIAADGIVQPVPVIGMKVRAGTTVLGRFTPKND, encoded by the coding sequence TTGCGTAATGTCGCACTATTCTATTTCGGCATGAAATACTTTATTGAGCTTCTTGTTGATTTATCCCCACGCCCTCGCGTAATACGTGAAGGGTATTTACGTATTGGGTTGGCTACTCTGCTTTTAGTGCTGGCAGTTTTCCTGCATAATACGCTCAGAAAAACTCCCTTGCGCCCCTTGTCAACAGCCTTACTCAATGCATCGTTGGCTACCCTCTCTTTTATGCTTTTCTACTACCGCGACCCTATCCGTGAGCCATTGGGCAGTGACCCGAATTATATCTATGCGCCTGCGGAAGGTCGTGTTGTTTCTGTAGAAGAGGTTCTGGAACCCAAATTTATCGGCGGTAAGGCGCTGCGTATCAGCATTGTGGTGGGCTTATTTAATGTGCAATTGCTCAGGTCACCCGTTTCCGGGCAGTTACGCTACCATTTTATCGAGAATTTACCCGGAATTAGCAATAATAATCTAGGCTTTGTCACTGCTGATTCTCACAAAGTATTGGTTACCCACCAATGGCGCTACGGTAAAAACTTTTTGCCTACTCCGCTAGGTACAAAGAGAGTTTCTACCCTACGAACTGAAGCCGGTACGCCTTTAAAGGTAGCTCAAAAGATAGGGGCATGTGGCTTTGGAACAGGCACTATCGTTCAGCTTTATATCGCAGCAGATGGTATTGTACAGCCTGTACCGGTTATCGGTATGAAAGTTCGTGCCGGTACAACTGTGCTAGGACGTTTTACGCCAAAGAACGATTGA
- a CDS encoding sensor histidine kinase: MSQNSGYNQSKDNASSLTNVAKFLKKDSQRILNEWWEAIKKESPSFAELEKLRNPELYHEQSLELIIKALMAYTRKEQDTLLDQVNRMAREMASERLRQGFQMKDLLMSLAVFRRAVLDSVQRMLQSRLWVAFPASVMQMEKRINEAMDIQVAAVAEAYMTARDSIIRHREETMRFHNYQLGKLNDLSNRIGQTLDMVKVMNSAAAALCEMAELSAGAVALHDQKAGHPLVHPDYGHHGCTNEIINWLNSSLFVEISGEIVERERPLVVMSVADDARFSNAVAFGVSSLLCIPLKSADKIVGVMYGVDYIVRDFSPHEVNLLLTFANQAALAIENARLYTEVQIAYVELKELDRVKDEFVSIASHEIRTPLALIKGYASTLLRAEQLKLSPEKEQRFINGIDEASNRLITLIDNLLSVSRIESGRFRINPQPVNAREAINHAVSTFQGQLGNHELELDLVHDEARARCNRDQFEQVIINLVSNAIKYSPEGAKISISTRRIDNGEKVEIRVSDQGSGIAQEHLMRIFEKFYRVETGLTRKTQGTGLGLYICKNIITSYGGEIWAESAVGQGTTFVITLQVWKVDAE; encoded by the coding sequence ATGAGCCAAAACTCGGGATATAACCAGAGTAAAGATAATGCGTCCTCCCTTACAAACGTGGCGAAATTCCTAAAGAAGGATTCGCAGCGCATTCTCAATGAATGGTGGGAGGCAATAAAAAAAGAATCCCCTTCTTTCGCCGAGTTGGAAAAGTTGCGCAACCCGGAGCTTTACCACGAACAAAGCCTAGAATTAATCATCAAAGCCCTAATGGCATATACCCGTAAAGAACAGGATACCCTGCTCGATCAGGTTAACCGGATGGCGCGAGAAATGGCAAGCGAACGATTGCGACAAGGTTTCCAGATGAAGGATTTACTCATGTCGCTGGCGGTTTTCCGCAGAGCCGTGCTAGACTCGGTACAGCGAATGTTACAAAGTCGCTTGTGGGTAGCCTTTCCTGCCAGTGTAATGCAAATGGAGAAACGCATTAACGAAGCTATGGATATTCAAGTAGCCGCGGTAGCGGAGGCGTATATGACAGCACGTGACTCTATTATCCGTCACCGCGAAGAAACCATGCGGTTTCACAATTATCAGCTTGGTAAGCTAAACGATCTCAGCAATCGTATCGGGCAAACGCTCGATATGGTAAAGGTGATGAATTCAGCAGCGGCAGCGCTTTGCGAAATGGCGGAACTTAGCGCCGGAGCGGTGGCTTTGCATGACCAAAAGGCTGGACACCCGCTGGTTCACCCGGATTACGGGCATCACGGTTGCACCAATGAAATCATAAACTGGCTCAATTCCTCACTATTTGTAGAAATTAGTGGCGAAATTGTGGAACGAGAGCGTCCGTTGGTGGTAATGAGCGTGGCAGATGATGCGCGCTTTAGTAATGCAGTAGCTTTCGGAGTTAGCTCGCTGTTGTGTATTCCGCTCAAGTCTGCCGATAAAATCGTAGGGGTGATGTACGGAGTGGATTATATCGTGCGTGATTTTAGCCCGCATGAAGTAAACCTGTTACTGACCTTTGCCAATCAAGCGGCGCTGGCAATCGAAAATGCGCGCCTCTATACAGAAGTCCAAATTGCTTATGTGGAGTTAAAAGAATTAGATCGGGTTAAAGACGAGTTTGTAAGCATCGCCAGCCATGAAATCAGAACCCCGCTTGCGCTCATAAAAGGCTATGCCAGCACCTTGTTACGGGCAGAACAATTAAAGTTGAGTCCAGAAAAAGAGCAACGCTTTATCAACGGTATTGATGAAGCTTCTAACCGCTTGATTACTCTAATTGATAATCTGCTAAGTGTATCGCGCATCGAATCGGGACGCTTCAGGATTAATCCTCAGCCGGTCAATGCACGCGAAGCCATTAATCACGCCGTATCAACTTTTCAGGGGCAATTGGGTAATCACGAACTTGAGCTTGATTTGGTACACGATGAAGCCCGCGCACGTTGCAACCGCGATCAGTTCGAACAAGTAATTATCAACCTTGTTTCCAATGCCATTAAATATTCTCCAGAGGGCGCAAAAATCAGTATTAGCACGCGCCGAATTGACAATGGCGAGAAGGTCGAAATCAGGGTTAGCGATCAAGGTTCTGGTATTGCACAAGAACACCTCATGCGCATTTTTGAGAAGTTTTATCGGGTAGAAACAGGTTTAACCCGCAAAACGCAGGGAACCGGGCTTGGCTTGTATATTTGCAAAAATATCATTACCAGTTATGGTGGCGAAATTTGGGCGGAAAGCGCTGTAGGACAAGGCACTACTTTTGTCATCACCCTACAGGTGTGGAAAGTGGATGCAGAGTGA
- a CDS encoding response regulator transcription factor, with protein MNIETAGRKILVIDDEPGIVDIVETNLLGEGFDVISAKDGKEGLDKIRSEFPDLVILDVMMPEMDGWQVLRELEKEPDTAGIPVIMLTAKAADEDYIYGLEEGAVEYLTKPFFPQELINRIKITLMILNPRMRDERRRNLIAKRKKLMEH; from the coding sequence ATGAATATCGAAACTGCGGGACGCAAGATTCTGGTTATTGACGACGAACCGGGCATTGTTGATATTGTCGAAACCAATTTGTTGGGTGAAGGATTCGATGTTATATCTGCCAAAGATGGTAAGGAAGGTCTTGATAAAATCCGCAGCGAGTTTCCTGATCTTGTGATTCTGGACGTGATGATGCCGGAAATGGATGGCTGGCAGGTACTTCGCGAGCTGGAAAAAGAACCGGATACTGCCGGTATCCCGGTTATTATGTTAACCGCCAAAGCCGCCGATGAAGATTACATTTATGGTTTAGAAGAAGGCGCAGTAGAATATCTGACTAAGCCCTTCTTCCCACAAGAACTTATCAATCGGATCAAAATCACGTTGATGATACTTAACCCACGTATGCGCGATGAACGAAGGCGCAACCTGATTGCCAAACGCAAAAAGTTAATGGAGCATTAG